From the genome of Bordetella sp. H567, one region includes:
- a CDS encoding c-type cytochrome has translation MNIPVSLSRAVLPLAIACACAPACAQTAAGSTATGAGDAGAGQRIATSGNPGKGVIACVTCHGAQGEGNAASGFPRLAGQSAGYMQAQLDSYADGRRQNPIMAPIAKGLAQDERAAVSAYYADMGTAGAAAAGGNAAAAGTPAASATPVGGAAPALAPDAHKRGETLFMLGDDALRVQGCVNCHGPGGAGEPPTYPYLAGQHAGYLAAALREFKSGTRSNDPTGQMPYIAQQLGDADIEAVAAYLAQLPPPARYDADTAAIRDRAVKGAAQASPSQAGPTAPRGVGAEQGAPLTGGAQGPGGGGGGSGTGPSGSGTGR, from the coding sequence ATGAACATTCCAGTTTCCTTATCGAGAGCCGTACTGCCGCTGGCGATAGCCTGTGCATGCGCGCCGGCTTGCGCGCAGACCGCTGCGGGGAGCACCGCGACTGGCGCGGGCGATGCCGGCGCGGGGCAGCGTATCGCCACCAGCGGCAACCCGGGCAAGGGTGTGATCGCCTGCGTGACCTGTCATGGCGCGCAGGGCGAGGGCAATGCAGCCAGCGGCTTTCCGCGCCTGGCGGGCCAATCGGCCGGCTATATGCAGGCGCAGCTGGACAGCTACGCCGACGGCCGCCGGCAGAATCCCATCATGGCGCCTATCGCCAAGGGCCTGGCGCAGGACGAGCGCGCCGCCGTGTCGGCTTACTACGCCGACATGGGAACCGCGGGCGCCGCGGCGGCGGGTGGTAACGCGGCGGCGGCCGGCACGCCGGCCGCAAGCGCAACCCCTGTGGGAGGCGCCGCGCCCGCGCTGGCGCCGGATGCGCACAAGCGCGGCGAGACGCTGTTCATGTTGGGCGACGACGCCCTGCGCGTGCAGGGCTGCGTCAATTGCCACGGCCCCGGCGGGGCTGGCGAGCCGCCCACCTATCCTTACCTGGCGGGGCAGCACGCCGGCTACCTGGCCGCGGCGCTGCGCGAGTTCAAGAGCGGCACGCGCAGCAACGATCCCACGGGGCAAATGCCCTACATCGCCCAACAGCTTGGCGACGCGGACATCGAGGCCGTCGCCGCCTACCTGGCGCAATTGCCGCCGCCCGCGCGCTACGACGCCGACACGGCGGCGATCCGCGATCGCGCCGTCAAGGGCGCCGCCCAGGCTTCGCCCAGCCAGGCCGGGCCCACCGCGCCCCGAGGCGTGGGCGCCGAGCAGGGCGCACCGCTTACCGGCGGCGCTCAGGGTCCGGGCGGGGGAGGCGGCGGATCGGGCACGGGGCCGTCCGGTAGCGGAACGGGCCGCTGA
- a CDS encoding alpha/beta fold hydrolase — MYAQTERGPDDIAIKRGMARAGILRLAYEDWGDPASPVLLMIMGLGAQMVLWPDAFCRELVKAGLRMIRFDNRDVGLSDRVQADTRGPSLWRLMLRAQFGRASRVPYSLVDMARDTAMLMDALHLQRAHVVGASMGGMIGQVLAATQPDRVATLTLLFSSTNQPLLPPTSPALLWKMLRGPPPDAAMPRQKAHAKGMLRALGTRRYPVPEAELDQVVDSMAHRGFDAAGVRRQLMAVLGTGDLRPFCGCIRSPTQVIHGEKDRMLPMAAGKALARAIPGADLHIVPGMGHDLPPALWPFLVDLIVSHVAADLQRPVPLPDGPVPDPPPPPPGP; from the coding sequence ATGTACGCGCAAACGGAACGGGGACCGGACGACATCGCCATCAAGCGCGGCATGGCTCGCGCGGGCATCCTGCGGCTTGCCTATGAGGACTGGGGCGATCCCGCCTCGCCCGTGCTGCTGATGATCATGGGCCTGGGGGCGCAGATGGTACTGTGGCCCGACGCGTTCTGCCGGGAACTGGTGAAGGCGGGCCTGCGCATGATCCGCTTCGATAACCGGGACGTCGGCCTTTCGGACCGGGTGCAAGCGGACACACGCGGGCCTTCGCTGTGGCGCCTGATGCTGCGGGCGCAGTTCGGCCGGGCGTCGCGCGTGCCCTACTCGCTGGTGGATATGGCCCGCGATACCGCCATGCTGATGGATGCGCTGCATCTGCAACGCGCCCATGTCGTCGGGGCCTCCATGGGCGGCATGATCGGACAGGTCCTTGCCGCGACCCAGCCGGACCGCGTCGCTACCCTGACGCTACTGTTCTCCAGCACCAATCAGCCCTTGCTGCCACCGACTTCGCCCGCTCTGCTATGGAAGATGCTGCGCGGCCCGCCCCCTGACGCCGCCATGCCGCGGCAGAAGGCGCACGCGAAAGGGATGCTGCGCGCGCTGGGCACGCGGCGCTATCCCGTTCCCGAGGCGGAGCTGGACCAGGTCGTGGACAGCATGGCCCACAGGGGCTTCGATGCCGCGGGGGTGCGCCGCCAATTGATGGCCGTGCTCGGCACGGGCGACCTGCGCCCCTTCTGCGGTTGCATACGCAGCCCCACCCAGGTCATCCATGGAGAAAAGGACCGCATGCTGCCGATGGCCGCCGGCAAGGCGCTGGCGCGTGCCATCCCTGGGGCAGACCTGCACATCGTCCCAGGGATGGGACACGACCTGCCGCCGGCGCTTTGGCCTTTCCTGGTCGACCTGATCGTGAGCCACGTCGCCGCGGACCTTCAGCGGCCCGTTCCGCTACCGGACGGCCCCGTGCCCGATCCGCCGCCTCCCCCGCCCGGACCCTGA